In one window of Branchiostoma lanceolatum isolate klBraLanc5 chromosome 15, klBraLanc5.hap2, whole genome shotgun sequence DNA:
- the LOC136420406 gene encoding NXPE family member 3-like yields MASARMYAAFTTIPDQRSMIWDKYTTDRQDGLNPLLSKLRLMEPPAKPCLLNQSLVLDQVTHPKYTKVVVLNRDRLYHKGDVLTVGVVARNKEGRTKTYGGDFFRARLISSDRSLQASSAGHVTDHCNGTYTLLFPLYWSGNISIKIQLVHPSEAVKVLRRVRETPNKRVFYCSFVGVKKKTSQQRQCFTSANPSLPPNQLCDFSKHEVNGTWICERPKKLPCSAISMCRWDGDKSRAKALRLVSPDERKLFQKPYLEVELQVDPKEPIRVLETELPTPQHLPACTGNTRESGDSLGHWSGKVWRSSVCNVRVFTKEDIQRCLANKTVYMQGDSTIRQWSEYLQENVPLVYDNRTMDFTARSGGDNSQWNISVRKRFHGFPAQLHNWNFFYKYIYTADMLDSIPGGPDTVIGLSLWSHFTAEPLEMIRSRLYAIRGAVHRLMRRSPGTQVFVRTGTTREHRGGKLEFYLLGSDWLAYQITEVIREVFRADPDVVVLDTWDMSVCQSGSDYIHPDQTMVGSQLNRLLSHICPNWTDSKTGKTVI; encoded by the exons ATGGCAAGTGCCCGGATGTATGCTGCGTTTACG ACAATTCCTGATCAACGATCAATGATCTGGGACAAGTACACTACAGACCGCCAGGATGGTCTGAATCCGCTGTTGTCCAAACTTCGCCTCATGGAGCCACCAGCTAAACCTTGCCTCCTCAACCAGTCTCTAGTCTTAGACCAGGTCACGCACCCAAAGTACACGAAGGTTGTCGTCTTAAACAGAGACCGCCTGTATCACAAAGGAGACGTTCTTACCGTGGGGGTGGTGGCAAGAAACAAAGAAGGAAGGACGAAGACGTACGGAGGAGACTTTTTCCGGGCCAGACTCATCAGCAGTGACCGTTCGCTGCAGGCCAGTAGCGCCGGTCACGTCACTGACCACTGTAACGGCACCTACACATTGTTGTTCCCGCTATATTGGTCAGGGAACATTTCG ATAAAGATCCAGCTTGTCCATCCAAGCGAAGCAGTGAAGGTTCTACGGAGAGTACGAGAAACTCCGAACAAGAGAGTTTTCTACTGCAGCTTTGTCGGcgtgaaaaagaaaactagtcAACAACGGCAATGCTTCACCTCTGCAAATCCCAGTCTACCACCTAATCAACTGTGTGATTTCTCCAAACATGAAGTGAACGGAACCTGGATTTGTGAGAGACCGAAGAAACTCCCGTGTTCCGCCATCTCAATGTGCCGTTGGGACGGGGACAAGAGCAGGGCAAAGGCACTGCGTCTTGTGTCTCCAGACGAAAGGAAACTTTTCCAAAA GCCATATCTTGAGGTGGAACTTCAAGTAGACCCCAAGGAGCCAATACGTGTCCTCGAGACAGAACTGCCCACACCTCAACACCTTCCAGCGTGTACCGGGAACACCCGTGAGTCTGGAGATTCACTGGGACATTGGTCAGGCAAGGTCTGGAGGTCATCGGTCTGCAATGTCCGAGTGTTCACTAAGGAGGACATCCAACGGTGCCTGGCTAACAAGACAGTGTACATGCAAG GTGACTCTACCATTAGACAATGGAGTGAATATTTACAGGAAAATGTACCTTTGGTCTACGACAATAGGACCATGGATTTTACAG CTCGTTCAGGAGGAGACAACAGCCAGTGGAACATCTCTGTTCGCAAACGGTTCCACGGGTTTCCCGCACAACTACACAATTGGAATTTCTtttacaaatacatttacacTGCCGACATGCTGGACAGCATTCCAGGAGGCCCAGACACTGTTATTGGACTGAGTCTGTGGTCTCACTTTACAGCAGAGCCGCTGGAAATGATCCGGTCGCGACTGTACGCCATACGGGGCGCCGTACATCGTCTCATGCGCAGGAGTCCCGGCACGCAGGTTTTCGTGAGAACGGGAACAACGCGAGAACATAGGGGAGGAAAGTTGGAGTTCTACCTGCTAGGGAGCGATTGGCTGGCTTACCAGATCACGGAGGTGATACGAGAGGTGTTCCGGGCGGATCCAGACGTGGTCGTGTTGGACACGTGGGACATGAGCGTGTGTCAGTCGGGAAGTGACTACATTCACCCAGATCAAACGATGGTGGGCAGTCAACTAAACAGGCTGTTGTCTCATATCTGCCCGAACTGGACGGACTCAAAAACAGGAAAAACAGTGATTTAA